A single window of Cataglyphis hispanica isolate Lineage 1 chromosome 2, ULB_Chis1_1.0, whole genome shotgun sequence DNA harbors:
- the LOC126858726 gene encoding protein smoothened isoform X1, with translation MIFLLVLYCLLFHGSSSTLENELNNDGENITWKDMDLSPRHRIKDSSYLLDRYPIGELPLDVSTCRRPAKCVPLHKSTCMGTKLPYSFTTLDLIPERVTQDIIEERLHLLQALRHVPKCWAVVQPFLCSIFMPKCINNTVELPSQEMCKMVSGPCRMLINHTIWPNFAKCDNTKLFPRLCKNDIRELKFNITGKCLKPLVPTDNALAIFDGVEGCGTECYDPLYTSDEHSQIHSFIVWAAGICCSFNLFTVITFLIDWRSANKYPALVIFYINGCFLVSCIGWLVQFTPSGREVIICRKDGTLRMREPSGENLSCVVVFVLVYYFLMAAMVWFVILTYAWHMSFRALGTIQDRINKKSAYFHLIAWCVPLVLTVAIMALGRIDGNSMTGICFVGYADHAAKAFVLGPVLIAVLVGGYFLCRGLYTLIRLKISSQEIISERASSKIKQTIVRMGLFSIATLAAVVVTFYCQIYEIQHSWEWRQSFRNYMICAITTMYADVSDCKIDMRPSTGKLQLHLLALFSTGILMSSWVWTSSTVDTWCRFLRSVCFFFICRIFNRESEEPPIRLSKHKLIAHLFANRKTFNKAGRLSISFHNTHEDPVGLNFDLNSAASQDFSTTWAAALPKLVTRRGALVGGTTGSVSSNRRNSADSEISYSFRCVSMESRRNSLDSQISVQIAQVKTTRKVASRSRGRRGKSRRDFGKSRSSKIDPLSRRGSTTSQDSQLMTQIPMVFPIQMPNMGRRLGNAGLDERPLGLKVIDTKDTGMLLPFLLRGQSGSDENLSSEEKRHQDMADKDVDIETGNMEKEDEQDSDSEDSQLEEEVKMLDPEEVHERSKNKNSNKKTYEDDRRNREGSHRSKYVLQDEAILKHLLQETGDVKMKNENEKKEVYRKTVMDDMDSSHASCYPELTRLLQNDGPTNAREMATQTSLPLDILEMEELKQSIDEIINSRHCSSKGTQISPQLKKGKNIVT, from the exons atgatatttttgctggTTCTCTATTGCTTGCTATTTCACGGATCGTCATCAACACTGGAGAATGAGCTTAACAATGATGGCGAAAATATTACATGGAAGGATATGGACTTGAGTCCTCGGCATAGAATTAAAGATTCTAGTTATCTGCTTGATAGATATCCCATAGGAGAACTGCCACTGGATGTATCAACTTGTCGCAGACCTGCCAAATGTGTTCCACTTCATAAAAGTACCTGCATGGGTACAAAATTACCCTACTCCTTTACAACATTGGATCTTATACCAGAGCGTGTGACTCAAGATATTATTGAG GAAAGATTGCACTTGTTACAAGCTTTAAGACATGTACCAAAGTGCTGGGCCGTTGTTCAACCATTTCTGTGTTCGATATTTATGCCAAAATGCATCAATAATACAGTTGAATTGCCATCTCAAGAGATGTGCAAAATGGTATCAGGACCCTGCAGAATGTTAATTAATCACACGATATGGCCGAATTTCGCAAAGTGCgacaatacaaaattatttccgcgattatgtaaaaatgacattagagaattgaaatttaatattaccgGTAAATGTTTGAAGCCTCTTGTGCCTACTGACAATGCCCTTGCAATTTTTGATGGGGTGGAAGGCTGTGGAACAGAATGTTATGACCCATTATACACGTCTGATGAGCACAGTCAAATACATTCGTTCATTGTATGGGCTGCAGGTATCTGTTGCAGTTTTAACTTGTTCACTGTT ataaCATTTTTGATAGATTGGAGAAGTGCAAATAAGTATCCAGCTTtagtcatattttatattaatggtTGTTTTCTTGTTTCTTGCATTGGCTGGTTAGTTCAATTTACTCCCAGTGGTAGAGAGGTAATTATATGCCGCAAAGATGGAACATTAAGGATGAGAGAACCAAG TGGGGAAAATTTGTCTTGTGTTGTTGTCTTTGTTCTtgtctattattttctaatggcAGCTATGGTATGGTTTGTCATATTGACATATGCTTGGCATATGAGTTTTCGAGCACTTGGCACAATACAAGATCGTATAAACAAGAAGAGCGCTTATTTTCATCTAATTGCTTGGTGTGTACCACTCGTTTTGACAGTTGCAATCATGGCGCTAGGCCGAATCGATGGTAACAGCATGACAGGGATATGTTTCGTGGGTTATGCTGATCATGCAGCAAAAGCTTTTGTACTAGGTCCAGTGTTAATTGCTGTACTCGTAGGAGGATATTTTCTATGTAGAG GACTTTACACACTTATACGCTTAAAGATAAGCAGTCAAGAAATTATATCTGAAAGGGCAAGCTCAAAGATAAAACAAACCATTGTTAGGATGGGGCTTTTTTCTATAGCTACTCTTGCAGCGGTTgttgtaacattttattgtcaaatttaCGAGATTCAACACTCTTGGGAATGGCGACAaagttttagaaattatatgat atgCGCAATAACGACGATGTATGCAGACGTGTCCGACTGCAAAATAGACATGAGACCTAGCACAGGTAAATTGCAATTACATTTGCTTGCACTATTTTCCACTGGCATTCTTATGTCCTCGTGGGTTTGGACTAGTTCGACGGTCGATACATGGTGCAGATTTTTGAGGAG tgtgtgtttttttttcatttgcagaATCTTCAATCGCGAGTCTGAAGAGCCCCCTATAAGACTGAGTAAGCATAAACTTATCGCGCATTTATTCGCGAACCGTAAAACGTTTAACAAGGCCGGACGACTGTCCATAAGTTTTCACAACACTCATGAGGATCCGGTCGGATTGAATTTCGATCTCAACTCCGCGGCATCGCAAGACTTTAGCACGACTTGGGCAGCTGCTCTGCCAAAATTAGTGACGCGAAGAGGTGCGCTAGTCGGTGGTACTACAGGATCTGTGTCTAGCAATAGACGAAATTCAGCTGATTCTGAAATCAGTTATAGTTTTCGATGCGTCTCTATGGAATCCAGACGAAACTCATTAGATTCGCAGATATCTGTACAGATTGCACAAGTGAAAACCACGCGAAAGGTCGCCAGTCGATCGCGTGGTCGCCGCGGGAAGAGCAGAAGAGACTTTGGGAAATCCCGATCGAGTAAAATCGATCCGCTTTCCAGGAGAGGCAGCACCACTTCCCAGGATAGTCAACTGATGACTCAAATACCTATGGTATTTCCAATCCAAATGCCCAATATGGGTAGAAGATTAGGGAATGCTGGATTGGACGAGCGACCCTTGGGCTTGAAGGTCATCGATACCAAAGACACAGGCATGTTGTTGCCTTTTTTGTTGCGAGGGCAGAGTGGCAGCGACGAAAATTTAAGCAGTGAAGAAAAGAGACATCAAGATATGGCTGATAAAGACGTCGACATAGAGACGGGTAATATGGAAAAGGAGGATGAGCAGGATAGCGACAGCGAAGATAGTCAGCTGGAGGAAGAAGTAAAGATGCTTGACCCAGAGGAAGTGCACGAACGtagtaagaataaaaatagcaataagAAGACTTACGAGGATGATCGGAGAAATCGTGAAGGTAGTCATAGGAGCAAATACGTCCTACAGGACGAAGCTATCTTGAAACATTTGCTTCAAGAGACTGGCGATGTCAAGATGAAGaacgaaaatgaaaagaaggaAGTGTATAGAAAAACTGTGATGGACGACATGGACTCTAGTCACGCCTCGTGTTATCCAGAATTAACGAGATTATTGCAAAACGACGGGCCTACCAACGCCAGAGAAATGGCAACGCAGACTTCGTTGCCACTCGACATACTGGAAATGGAGGAGTTAAAGCAAAGTATCGACGAAATAATCAATAGCAGACATTGTAGTTCTAAAGGGACTCAAATATCGCCGCAATTGAAAAAAGGCAAAAATATTGTGACATAA
- the LOC126858726 gene encoding protein smoothened isoform X2 — MIFLLVLYCLLFHGSSSTLENELNNDGENITWKDMDLSPRHRIKDSSYLLDRYPIGELPLDVSTCRRPAKCVPLHKSTCMGTKLPYSFTTLDLIPERVTQDIIEERLHLLQALRHVPKCWAVVQPFLCSIFMPKCINNTVELPSQEMCKMVSGPCRMLINHTIWPNFAKCDNTKLFPRLCKNDIRELKFNITGKCLKPLVPTDNALAIFDGVEGCGTECYDPLYTSDEHSQIHSFIVWAAGICCSFNLFTVITFLIDWRSANKYPALVIFYINGCFLVSCIGWLVQFTPSGREVIICRKDGTLRMREPSGENLSCVVVFVLVYYFLMAAMVWFVILTYAWHMSFRALGTIQDRINKKSAYFHLIAWCVPLVLTVAIMALGRIDGNSMTGICFVGYADHAAKAFVLGPVLIAVLVGGYFLCRGLYTLIRLKISSQEIISERASSKIKQTIVRMGLFSIATLAAVVVTFYCQIYEIQHSWEWRQSFRNYMICAITTMYADVSDCKIDMRPSTGKLQLHLLALFSTGILMSSWVWTSSTVDTWCRFLRRIFNRESEEPPIRLSKHKLIAHLFANRKTFNKAGRLSISFHNTHEDPVGLNFDLNSAASQDFSTTWAAALPKLVTRRGALVGGTTGSVSSNRRNSADSEISYSFRCVSMESRRNSLDSQISVQIAQVKTTRKVASRSRGRRGKSRRDFGKSRSSKIDPLSRRGSTTSQDSQLMTQIPMVFPIQMPNMGRRLGNAGLDERPLGLKVIDTKDTGMLLPFLLRGQSGSDENLSSEEKRHQDMADKDVDIETGNMEKEDEQDSDSEDSQLEEEVKMLDPEEVHERSKNKNSNKKTYEDDRRNREGSHRSKYVLQDEAILKHLLQETGDVKMKNENEKKEVYRKTVMDDMDSSHASCYPELTRLLQNDGPTNAREMATQTSLPLDILEMEELKQSIDEIINSRHCSSKGTQISPQLKKGKNIVT, encoded by the exons atgatatttttgctggTTCTCTATTGCTTGCTATTTCACGGATCGTCATCAACACTGGAGAATGAGCTTAACAATGATGGCGAAAATATTACATGGAAGGATATGGACTTGAGTCCTCGGCATAGAATTAAAGATTCTAGTTATCTGCTTGATAGATATCCCATAGGAGAACTGCCACTGGATGTATCAACTTGTCGCAGACCTGCCAAATGTGTTCCACTTCATAAAAGTACCTGCATGGGTACAAAATTACCCTACTCCTTTACAACATTGGATCTTATACCAGAGCGTGTGACTCAAGATATTATTGAG GAAAGATTGCACTTGTTACAAGCTTTAAGACATGTACCAAAGTGCTGGGCCGTTGTTCAACCATTTCTGTGTTCGATATTTATGCCAAAATGCATCAATAATACAGTTGAATTGCCATCTCAAGAGATGTGCAAAATGGTATCAGGACCCTGCAGAATGTTAATTAATCACACGATATGGCCGAATTTCGCAAAGTGCgacaatacaaaattatttccgcgattatgtaaaaatgacattagagaattgaaatttaatattaccgGTAAATGTTTGAAGCCTCTTGTGCCTACTGACAATGCCCTTGCAATTTTTGATGGGGTGGAAGGCTGTGGAACAGAATGTTATGACCCATTATACACGTCTGATGAGCACAGTCAAATACATTCGTTCATTGTATGGGCTGCAGGTATCTGTTGCAGTTTTAACTTGTTCACTGTT ataaCATTTTTGATAGATTGGAGAAGTGCAAATAAGTATCCAGCTTtagtcatattttatattaatggtTGTTTTCTTGTTTCTTGCATTGGCTGGTTAGTTCAATTTACTCCCAGTGGTAGAGAGGTAATTATATGCCGCAAAGATGGAACATTAAGGATGAGAGAACCAAG TGGGGAAAATTTGTCTTGTGTTGTTGTCTTTGTTCTtgtctattattttctaatggcAGCTATGGTATGGTTTGTCATATTGACATATGCTTGGCATATGAGTTTTCGAGCACTTGGCACAATACAAGATCGTATAAACAAGAAGAGCGCTTATTTTCATCTAATTGCTTGGTGTGTACCACTCGTTTTGACAGTTGCAATCATGGCGCTAGGCCGAATCGATGGTAACAGCATGACAGGGATATGTTTCGTGGGTTATGCTGATCATGCAGCAAAAGCTTTTGTACTAGGTCCAGTGTTAATTGCTGTACTCGTAGGAGGATATTTTCTATGTAGAG GACTTTACACACTTATACGCTTAAAGATAAGCAGTCAAGAAATTATATCTGAAAGGGCAAGCTCAAAGATAAAACAAACCATTGTTAGGATGGGGCTTTTTTCTATAGCTACTCTTGCAGCGGTTgttgtaacattttattgtcaaatttaCGAGATTCAACACTCTTGGGAATGGCGACAaagttttagaaattatatgat atgCGCAATAACGACGATGTATGCAGACGTGTCCGACTGCAAAATAGACATGAGACCTAGCACAGGTAAATTGCAATTACATTTGCTTGCACTATTTTCCACTGGCATTCTTATGTCCTCGTGGGTTTGGACTAGTTCGACGGTCGATACATGGTGCAGATTTTTGAGGAG aATCTTCAATCGCGAGTCTGAAGAGCCCCCTATAAGACTGAGTAAGCATAAACTTATCGCGCATTTATTCGCGAACCGTAAAACGTTTAACAAGGCCGGACGACTGTCCATAAGTTTTCACAACACTCATGAGGATCCGGTCGGATTGAATTTCGATCTCAACTCCGCGGCATCGCAAGACTTTAGCACGACTTGGGCAGCTGCTCTGCCAAAATTAGTGACGCGAAGAGGTGCGCTAGTCGGTGGTACTACAGGATCTGTGTCTAGCAATAGACGAAATTCAGCTGATTCTGAAATCAGTTATAGTTTTCGATGCGTCTCTATGGAATCCAGACGAAACTCATTAGATTCGCAGATATCTGTACAGATTGCACAAGTGAAAACCACGCGAAAGGTCGCCAGTCGATCGCGTGGTCGCCGCGGGAAGAGCAGAAGAGACTTTGGGAAATCCCGATCGAGTAAAATCGATCCGCTTTCCAGGAGAGGCAGCACCACTTCCCAGGATAGTCAACTGATGACTCAAATACCTATGGTATTTCCAATCCAAATGCCCAATATGGGTAGAAGATTAGGGAATGCTGGATTGGACGAGCGACCCTTGGGCTTGAAGGTCATCGATACCAAAGACACAGGCATGTTGTTGCCTTTTTTGTTGCGAGGGCAGAGTGGCAGCGACGAAAATTTAAGCAGTGAAGAAAAGAGACATCAAGATATGGCTGATAAAGACGTCGACATAGAGACGGGTAATATGGAAAAGGAGGATGAGCAGGATAGCGACAGCGAAGATAGTCAGCTGGAGGAAGAAGTAAAGATGCTTGACCCAGAGGAAGTGCACGAACGtagtaagaataaaaatagcaataagAAGACTTACGAGGATGATCGGAGAAATCGTGAAGGTAGTCATAGGAGCAAATACGTCCTACAGGACGAAGCTATCTTGAAACATTTGCTTCAAGAGACTGGCGATGTCAAGATGAAGaacgaaaatgaaaagaaggaAGTGTATAGAAAAACTGTGATGGACGACATGGACTCTAGTCACGCCTCGTGTTATCCAGAATTAACGAGATTATTGCAAAACGACGGGCCTACCAACGCCAGAGAAATGGCAACGCAGACTTCGTTGCCACTCGACATACTGGAAATGGAGGAGTTAAAGCAAAGTATCGACGAAATAATCAATAGCAGACATTGTAGTTCTAAAGGGACTCAAATATCGCCGCAATTGAAAAAAGGCAAAAATATTGTGACATAA
- the LOC126858733 gene encoding androgen-induced gene 1 protein-like isoform X4, with translation MREGLAIGFHAITFLQFAFAVFYDYTYTIVPYNVTRVHSAFGGKFKFLTFWDAILQAVFFLICLLNDFYGTNAVNPKKPPFARKLKDYFHASLGFPVAMFVGVTFWALMFVDRELVLPKALDPYFPWWLNHLMHTMIMVTTVFEMIIAPRQYPKRSRGLGILVGFMLVYLVWMHVIYYKSGIWVYPVMDVLTQPLRILFFAVLLTFCTILYFVGETLNNNIWGNEHTKHKKSHAKSK, from the exons ATGCGAGAGGGCCTAGCAATTGGATTCCATGCGATTACTTTCCTACAGTTCGCTTTCGCGGTTTTTTACGATTACACGTATACGATTGTGCCGTACAATGTCACGAGGGTGCATAGCGCTTTCGGTGGGAAGTTCAAGTTTCTAACGTTTTGGGATGCG ATTTTACAAGCCGTATTCTTCTTAATATGTCTGTTGAACGATTTTTACGGTACGAATGCTGTAAACCCCAAGAAACCACCTTTTGCACGAAAGTTGAAGGATTACTTCCATGCGAGTCTCGGATTTCCCGTTGCCATG TTCGTTGGCGTGACCTTCTGGGCATTGATGTTCGTGGACCGTGAATTAGTATTACCAAAAGCATTGGACCCGTACTTTCCATGGTGGTTGAATCATTTAATGCACACGATGATTATGGTAACGACCGTGTTCGAAATGATTATCGCGCCACGACAATATCCCAAGCGATCTCGCGGCCTTGGAATACTCGTGGGCTTCATGCTCGTATACTTAGTCTG GATGCacgtaatttattacaaaagcgGCATCTGGGTGTATCCTGTGATGGATGTGTTAACACAACCGCTGCGAATCCTATTCTTTGCGGTGCTGCTAACGTTTTGCACAATTCTATACTTCGTCGGGGAAACGCTGAACAACAACATCTGGGGTAACGAACACACTAAGCATAAAAAATCTCATGCCAAATCCAAGTAG
- the LOC126858733 gene encoding androgen-induced gene 1 protein-like isoform X1 — MLLGSRPRLVANSCEMREGLAIGFHAITFLQFAFAVFYDYTYTIVPYNVTRVHSAFGGKFKFLTFWDAILQAVFFLICLLNDFYGTNAVNPKKPPFARKLKDYFHASLGFPVAMFVGVTFWALMFVDRELVLPKALDPYFPWWLNHLMHTMIMVTTVFEMIIAPRQYPKRSRGLGILVGFMLVYLVWMHVIYYKSGIWVYPVMDVLTQPLRILFFAVLLTFCTILYFVGETLNNNIWGKKYVTENLEPDMKT, encoded by the exons ATGCTTCTTGGTTCTCGTCCAAG ACTAGTCGCGAACAGCTGTGAGATGCGAGAGGGCCTAGCAATTGGATTCCATGCGATTACTTTCCTACAGTTCGCTTTCGCGGTTTTTTACGATTACACGTATACGATTGTGCCGTACAATGTCACGAGGGTGCATAGCGCTTTCGGTGGGAAGTTCAAGTTTCTAACGTTTTGGGATGCG ATTTTACAAGCCGTATTCTTCTTAATATGTCTGTTGAACGATTTTTACGGTACGAATGCTGTAAACCCCAAGAAACCACCTTTTGCACGAAAGTTGAAGGATTACTTCCATGCGAGTCTCGGATTTCCCGTTGCCATG TTCGTTGGCGTGACCTTCTGGGCATTGATGTTCGTGGACCGTGAATTAGTATTACCAAAAGCATTGGACCCGTACTTTCCATGGTGGTTGAATCATTTAATGCACACGATGATTATGGTAACGACCGTGTTCGAAATGATTATCGCGCCACGACAATATCCCAAGCGATCTCGCGGCCTTGGAATACTCGTGGGCTTCATGCTCGTATACTTAGTCTG GATGCacgtaatttattacaaaagcgGCATCTGGGTGTATCCTGTGATGGATGTGTTAACACAACCGCTGCGAATCCTATTCTTTGCGGTGCTGCTAACGTTTTGCACAATTCTATACTTCGTCGGGGAAACGCTGAACAACAACATCTGGG GAAAAAAATACGTAACGGAGAACTTGGAACCGGATATGAAAACGTAG
- the LOC126858733 gene encoding androgen-induced gene 1 protein-like isoform X2 — protein sequence MLLGSRPRLVANSCEMREGLAIGFHAITFLQFAFAVFYDYTYTIVPYNVTRVHSAFGGKFKFLTFWDAILQAVFFLICLLNDFYGTNAVNPKKPPFARKLKDYFHASLGFPVAMFVGVTFWALMFVDRELVLPKALDPYFPWWLNHLMHTMIMVTTVFEMIIAPRQYPKRSRGLGILVGFMLVYLVWMHVIYYKSGIWVYPVMDVLTQPLRILFFAVLLTFCTILYFVGETLNNNIWAYLQQ from the exons ATGCTTCTTGGTTCTCGTCCAAG ACTAGTCGCGAACAGCTGTGAGATGCGAGAGGGCCTAGCAATTGGATTCCATGCGATTACTTTCCTACAGTTCGCTTTCGCGGTTTTTTACGATTACACGTATACGATTGTGCCGTACAATGTCACGAGGGTGCATAGCGCTTTCGGTGGGAAGTTCAAGTTTCTAACGTTTTGGGATGCG ATTTTACAAGCCGTATTCTTCTTAATATGTCTGTTGAACGATTTTTACGGTACGAATGCTGTAAACCCCAAGAAACCACCTTTTGCACGAAAGTTGAAGGATTACTTCCATGCGAGTCTCGGATTTCCCGTTGCCATG TTCGTTGGCGTGACCTTCTGGGCATTGATGTTCGTGGACCGTGAATTAGTATTACCAAAAGCATTGGACCCGTACTTTCCATGGTGGTTGAATCATTTAATGCACACGATGATTATGGTAACGACCGTGTTCGAAATGATTATCGCGCCACGACAATATCCCAAGCGATCTCGCGGCCTTGGAATACTCGTGGGCTTCATGCTCGTATACTTAGTCTG GATGCacgtaatttattacaaaagcgGCATCTGGGTGTATCCTGTGATGGATGTGTTAACACAACCGCTGCGAATCCTATTCTTTGCGGTGCTGCTAACGTTTTGCACAATTCTATACTTCGTCGGGGAAACGCTGAACAACAACATCTGGG caTACTTACAACAGTGA